The Hydrogenophaga crocea genome contains a region encoding:
- a CDS encoding DUF2783 domain-containing protein, with product MITTPNWQDADTFYEQLLDAQADLSPEQIQAFSARLILLLANQMGDARVLADCIAAAREAL from the coding sequence ATGATCACCACCCCGAACTGGCAGGACGCCGACACCTTCTACGAGCAGCTGCTCGACGCCCAGGCCGATCTCTCGCCCGAGCAGATCCAGGCCTTCAGCGCGCGCCTGATCCTGCTGCTGGCCAACCAGATGGGCGACGCCCGGGTGCTGGCCGACTGCATCGCCGCGGCCCGCGAAGCGCTCTGA